One window from the genome of Aeromonas sp. FDAARGOS 1405 encodes:
- a CDS encoding type I restriction-modification system subunit M has translation MAIKKNELYSSLWAGCDELRGGMDASQYKDYVLTLLFVKYVSDKAKGNPYAMIEVPAGASFDDMVALKGSKEIGEGINTIISALATANDLQGVITIADFNDEDKLGKGKEMIDRLSKLVAIFEGLDLSANRTEGDDLLGDAYEYLMRHFATESGKSKGQFYTPAEVSRILAKVIGISRQTPQDATVYDPTCGSGSLLLKASDEAGPKGLSIYGQEMDNATSALARMNMILHDNPTAAIWKGNTLASPQWKEGNNQLKTFDFAVANPPFSNKNWTSGLDAEHDEFGRFVWGVPPEKNGDYAFLLHIIKSLKSTGKGAVILPHGVLFRGNAEARIRENLLKQGYIKGIIGLPANLFYGTGIPACIIVIDKESAHTRAFNALADTEQGLFMIDASKGFIKDGNKNRLREQDIHKIVDTFTRGLILEGYSRWVPLGEIARNDYNLNIPRYIDGSEGEDLHDLAGHLQGGIPERDIAALDPYWRVFPTLKATLFAPLRPGYSEARVAAAKVKGTILACEEFARFKQAALAPFAQWFSECQFGEFAKGDSPKALIDEVSEALLEHYRASAEATGELLDPYAIYQLLMDYWQNQLQDDLYVLSQDGWPAGRVLRELIADKGEKIKESPDLVIGKAKYKAELIPPALLVARFFANEQKELDTLQVALDEASQELESFIEEQSGEEGGLIEAMNDKEKVTAASVKARIKTATDKEELALLKQVQQLFDAETRAKKAHKEASDALDKAVFAHYPKLQDNEIKTLLVEDKWQASLRGALEAEIERVTQRLANRVKELEERYSSSLPQLTKSVSELEAKVAAHLQAMGLEWA, from the coding sequence ATGGCTATCAAGAAGAACGAACTCTACTCCTCCCTCTGGGCTGGCTGCGATGAGCTGCGCGGCGGGATGGATGCCTCCCAGTACAAGGACTATGTGCTGACCCTGCTGTTTGTGAAATACGTCTCCGACAAGGCCAAAGGCAACCCGTACGCCATGATCGAGGTACCAGCCGGGGCGAGCTTTGATGACATGGTGGCGCTCAAGGGCAGCAAGGAGATAGGCGAGGGGATCAACACCATCATCAGTGCGCTGGCGACCGCCAACGATCTGCAAGGGGTGATCACCATTGCCGACTTCAACGATGAAGACAAACTCGGCAAGGGCAAGGAGATGATCGACCGCCTCTCCAAGCTGGTGGCTATCTTCGAGGGGTTGGATCTGTCGGCCAACCGTACCGAAGGGGATGACCTGCTGGGTGATGCCTACGAATACCTGATGCGTCACTTTGCCACCGAGTCGGGCAAGTCCAAGGGGCAGTTCTACACCCCGGCCGAAGTGTCGCGCATTCTGGCCAAGGTGATTGGCATCAGCCGTCAGACCCCGCAAGATGCCACCGTCTACGACCCCACCTGTGGTTCTGGCTCTTTGCTGCTCAAGGCGAGCGACGAGGCCGGCCCCAAGGGACTGAGTATTTACGGACAGGAGATGGACAACGCCACCAGTGCGCTGGCGCGGATGAACATGATCCTGCACGACAACCCCACAGCAGCAATCTGGAAGGGCAACACCCTGGCCTCGCCCCAATGGAAGGAGGGCAACAACCAGCTCAAGACCTTCGACTTTGCCGTGGCCAACCCGCCCTTCTCCAACAAGAACTGGACCAGCGGCCTCGATGCCGAACACGACGAGTTCGGCCGCTTTGTCTGGGGCGTGCCGCCAGAGAAAAACGGCGATTACGCCTTCTTGCTGCACATCATCAAGAGCCTGAAGAGCACCGGCAAGGGTGCCGTGATCCTGCCCCACGGTGTGCTGTTTCGCGGCAATGCCGAGGCGCGTATTCGTGAGAACTTGCTCAAGCAGGGTTACATCAAGGGGATCATCGGTCTACCCGCCAACCTCTTCTACGGCACCGGTATTCCCGCCTGCATCATCGTCATCGACAAAGAGAGCGCCCACACCCGGGCCTTCAATGCTCTGGCTGACACTGAGCAAGGGCTGTTTATGATCGATGCCAGCAAAGGCTTTATCAAAGATGGCAACAAGAACCGGCTGCGCGAGCAGGACATCCACAAGATTGTCGACACCTTCACCCGTGGCCTGATCCTGGAGGGGTACAGCCGCTGGGTACCGCTTGGCGAGATCGCCCGCAACGACTACAACCTCAATATCCCGCGCTATATCGATGGCAGCGAAGGGGAAGACCTGCACGATCTGGCCGGTCACCTGCAAGGGGGCATCCCCGAGCGCGATATCGCTGCACTCGACCCCTACTGGCGGGTATTCCCGACCCTCAAGGCGACCCTGTTTGCACCGCTGCGACCCGGTTACAGTGAGGCGCGGGTCGCCGCGGCCAAGGTCAAGGGCACCATACTGGCCTGTGAGGAGTTTGCCCGCTTCAAACAGGCGGCGCTGGCGCCGTTCGCCCAGTGGTTTAGCGAGTGCCAGTTCGGCGAGTTTGCCAAGGGCGACTCGCCCAAGGCGCTGATCGACGAGGTGAGTGAAGCACTGCTTGAGCACTACCGCGCGAGCGCCGAGGCGACCGGTGAGCTGCTCGACCCCTACGCCATCTATCAGCTGCTGATGGACTACTGGCAGAACCAGCTGCAAGACGATCTATATGTCCTCTCTCAGGATGGCTGGCCAGCGGGTCGGGTCCTGCGCGAGCTGATTGCCGACAAGGGAGAAAAGATCAAAGAGAGCCCGGATCTGGTAATTGGCAAAGCCAAGTACAAGGCCGAGCTGATCCCACCCGCCTTGCTGGTGGCCCGCTTCTTTGCCAATGAGCAAAAAGAGCTCGATACCCTGCAAGTCGCGCTGGATGAAGCGAGCCAGGAACTGGAGAGCTTTATCGAGGAGCAGAGTGGGGAAGAGGGCGGACTGATCGAGGCGATGAACGACAAGGAGAAGGTGACCGCTGCCAGTGTCAAAGCGCGCATCAAGACCGCCACCGACAAGGAGGAACTGGCTCTGCTCAAGCAGGTGCAGCAGCTGTTTGATGCCGAAACCCGCGCCAAGAAGGCCCACAAAGAGGCCAGCGACGCCCTCGATAAAGCGGTGTTTGCTCACTACCCCAAGCTGCAGGATAACGAGATTAAAACCCTGCTGGTGGAAGACAAATGGCAAGCGAGCCTGCGCGGCGCGCTGGAGGCCGAGATTGAGCGAGTCACCCAGCGGCTTGCTAACAGGGTCAAGGAGTTAGAGGAGCGTTACAGCAGTTCCCTGCCACAGCTCACCAAGAGCGTCAGCGAGCTGGAAGCCAAGGTGGCGGCCCATCTGCAGGCCATGGGGCTGGAGTGGGCATAA
- a CDS encoding ADP-ribosylglycohydrolase, which produces MNSSLLSGQAAMPLIRGIYCLLSAERAKALTALLAQGACHQGGETSPLAVVTALAIHVEQHRLDCTSQPIYLGREQLMTGAADLLGEDASFEEQDAFRLLALLLDKLLRGGRGSRQAKLDGLTPSVMEQRALAARSPNSGAVVRGSWRRKSRNQLGHASWLDVVEAALWCFWHGDDLASGEVLLGVLLGRDERVRLVYGLLAGAFYLSDRTD; this is translated from the coding sequence ATGAACTCAAGTCTGTTATCAGGTCAGGCGGCCATGCCCCTGATCAGGGGGATCTATTGCTTGCTGTCAGCCGAGCGGGCCAAGGCGTTGACCGCTTTGCTTGCCCAAGGCGCGTGTCACCAAGGGGGTGAGACTTCACCACTGGCGGTGGTGACGGCATTGGCTATCCATGTCGAGCAACATCGACTGGATTGCACGTCACAGCCCATCTATCTGGGGCGTGAGCAACTGATGACCGGTGCAGCCGATTTGCTGGGGGAGGATGCCAGCTTTGAAGAACAGGATGCGTTTCGTCTGTTGGCGCTGCTACTCGACAAATTGCTGCGAGGAGGGCGTGGCAGCCGTCAGGCCAAGCTGGATGGACTCACGCCAAGCGTGATGGAGCAGCGGGCGCTGGCTGCCCGCTCCCCGAATAGCGGCGCTGTGGTCCGCGGCAGCTGGCGGCGCAAGTCACGCAATCAGCTGGGCCATGCCAGCTGGCTGGATGTGGTAGAAGCCGCCCTCTGGTGCTTCTGGCATGGTGACGATTTGGCAAGCGGCGAAGTGCTACTCGGTGTGCTGCTGGGCAGGGATGAACGGGTGCGGTTGGTCTATGGACTGTTAGCCGGGGCTTTCTATCTGTCAGATCGGACAGATTGA
- a CDS encoding DUF262 domain-containing protein, producing the protein MTQAQPVDVTVQGFNELCREGAALQLDHYQRPYVWDSIKVNQLLSDLHEFRRSSKEQAYYLGTVLLHRNDEKQVRFVIDGQQRLSTLAVLYYTLCGSLPEGLAFHYRSPISARNLHEARQLMVERSNIELDPSIFEQLRFTVIMVEREDLAFTFFDTQNHRGVPLNATDLLKAYHLRAVNGPHAESLQQICAQRWESVQVAGPYRQAGKRQDYAPELFEQFLWRARNWRGNKCIEREDHDRLLETFQQQSIGGVESDEVPLYPGYHNQFASALKLQGSNDYRLALTPVQVGGSAASLPFTLRQPIHKGVGFFLYAQKYAALLDALLYQESANLELPAFREFYRRVVCVNAYYLQELFKLALLMYVDRFGYQRLLAFAVGLELVLGGLRLEKQYIFKESPLKYLRDAPYNLLDEICGAYRPQEVMAFLSSEIERSEGYKKVSNITPQKGVQGCYLSALLGYFQLDAAPEGKNWVLACWLKMEK; encoded by the coding sequence ATGACACAAGCGCAGCCTGTTGACGTTACTGTTCAGGGATTTAATGAGCTGTGCCGTGAGGGTGCCGCACTACAACTCGATCACTATCAGCGACCCTATGTGTGGGACTCAATCAAGGTAAATCAGCTGCTGAGCGATTTACACGAGTTCAGGCGCTCTAGCAAGGAGCAGGCCTACTACCTCGGCACCGTGTTGCTGCATCGTAATGATGAGAAGCAGGTCAGATTTGTGATCGATGGCCAGCAGCGGCTCAGTACGCTGGCGGTACTGTATTACACCTTGTGTGGTTCGCTACCTGAGGGGTTAGCGTTTCATTATCGATCCCCCATTTCGGCGCGCAACCTGCACGAGGCGCGCCAACTGATGGTGGAGCGAAGCAATATTGAACTGGACCCCTCTATCTTTGAGCAGTTGCGTTTCACCGTGATCATGGTAGAGCGTGAAGATCTTGCGTTTACCTTTTTCGATACCCAGAACCATCGTGGTGTACCACTGAACGCCACCGACTTGCTCAAGGCTTATCATTTGCGAGCCGTTAACGGCCCGCATGCCGAATCGCTACAACAGATCTGTGCCCAGCGTTGGGAGTCGGTGCAAGTGGCGGGCCCTTATCGACAAGCTGGCAAGCGGCAGGATTATGCCCCCGAACTGTTTGAGCAATTCTTGTGGCGTGCCCGTAACTGGCGGGGCAACAAGTGTATTGAGCGCGAAGATCATGATCGTTTGCTGGAGACTTTTCAGCAGCAAAGTATCGGGGGGGTTGAGAGCGATGAGGTGCCGCTCTATCCGGGGTACCACAATCAGTTTGCCAGCGCTCTCAAATTGCAGGGCAGCAACGATTATCGATTGGCTCTGACCCCTGTTCAGGTGGGGGGAAGTGCAGCCAGTTTGCCGTTCACCTTGCGTCAGCCCATTCACAAGGGCGTTGGTTTCTTCCTCTATGCACAAAAATATGCGGCGTTGCTCGATGCGTTGTTGTATCAGGAGAGCGCCAACCTGGAGTTGCCGGCGTTTCGTGAGTTTTACCGCCGGGTTGTATGCGTCAATGCCTATTACTTGCAAGAACTCTTCAAGCTGGCCTTGTTGATGTATGTCGATCGCTTTGGCTATCAACGGTTATTGGCATTTGCCGTGGGGCTGGAACTGGTTCTGGGCGGGCTGCGGCTGGAAAAGCAATACATCTTCAAGGAGTCGCCGCTCAAGTACCTGCGAGATGCCCCCTATAACCTGCTCGATGAGATATGCGGTGCCTATCGCCCGCAAGAGGTGATGGCATTTTTAAGCTCTGAAATTGAACGTTCAGAGGGATACAAAAAGGTCAGTAACATTACCCCCCAGAAGGGTGTACAGGGCTGTTATCTGTCCGCATTGCTGGGCTATTTCCAGCTTGACGCTGCCCCTGAGGGTAAAAATTGGGTGCTTGCCTGTTGGCTGAAGATGGAAAAATAA
- a CDS encoding restriction endonuclease subunit S yields the protein MAEQMIQHKKGEKVAMQAIPTGYKQTEVGVIPEDWSVESLSQVAQITRGKFSARPRNDPKFFGGDIPFIQTGDITRSNGYDVNFSQTINELGLSVSKLFPADSLFFTIAANIGDVAIAKYPAACPDSLVVIKENGHINKRWLYHILSSKKEVFESIATSNAQLNINLEKLNPYVLGVPELEEQTAIANVLSDTDALIAGLEQLIAKKQAIKTATMQQLLTGRTRLPQFALRPDGTPKGYKSSEHGQIPEDWEVCELQDAVIFLDGQRRPIKSGERAKMAGGYPYYGASGIVGYVNDYIFDEDLILLGEDGENILSRSVPLAFQVSGKIWVNNHAHVLKPQNDFHIYFLAEYLESLDYSLFNSGTAQPKLNKKTCQRIKVIKPKYEEQTAIATILSDMDSELTALAQKLAKARDVKQGMMQQLLTGRIRLPLEVVA from the coding sequence ATGGCGGAACAGATGATTCAGCATAAAAAAGGCGAGAAGGTGGCCATGCAGGCTATCCCGACGGGCTATAAGCAGACCGAGGTTGGGGTTATTCCTGAGGATTGGAGCGTTGAATCCTTGAGCCAAGTAGCACAAATAACACGTGGGAAATTTAGTGCTCGGCCACGCAATGATCCTAAATTTTTCGGAGGCGACATCCCATTTATTCAGACTGGCGACATAACAAGATCAAACGGTTATGATGTTAACTTTTCTCAGACAATAAATGAACTTGGACTATCTGTAAGTAAGCTATTTCCTGCGGATTCTCTTTTTTTTACTATAGCTGCAAATATAGGTGATGTAGCAATAGCTAAATATCCTGCAGCCTGTCCTGATAGTTTGGTTGTAATAAAAGAAAACGGTCACATAAACAAACGGTGGTTATACCATATCCTTTCGTCAAAGAAAGAAGTTTTCGAGTCTATTGCTACATCTAATGCGCAATTAAATATAAATCTTGAAAAATTAAATCCATATGTTTTAGGTGTTCCTGAATTAGAAGAACAAACAGCAATTGCCAATGTGCTGTCGGATACCGATGCGCTGATTGCAGGCTTGGAGCAGTTGATCGCCAAGAAACAGGCCATCAAGACCGCCACCATGCAGCAACTGCTGACCGGCCGTACCCGCCTGCCGCAGTTCGCCCTGCGCCCCGACGGCACCCCAAAAGGTTATAAATCCAGCGAACACGGACAAATACCAGAGGATTGGGAGGTATGTGAGCTTCAAGATGCGGTGATATTCCTTGATGGTCAACGACGACCGATAAAATCAGGTGAACGAGCGAAGATGGCAGGGGGTTATCCTTATTATGGCGCCTCAGGGATTGTTGGATATGTCAATGATTACATTTTCGATGAGGACTTGATTCTCCTAGGTGAGGATGGTGAGAACATTCTAAGTCGTAGCGTTCCTCTTGCATTTCAAGTGTCAGGGAAAATTTGGGTTAATAATCATGCGCATGTTTTGAAGCCGCAAAATGACTTCCATATTTATTTCTTGGCGGAGTATTTGGAAAGTCTGGATTACTCGTTATTTAACAGTGGGACGGCACAGCCAAAACTCAATAAAAAAACTTGCCAGAGAATTAAAGTAATAAAGCCTAAATACGAAGAACAAACCGCAATCGCCACCATTCTCTCCGATATGGATAGCGAGCTTACTGCGCTGGCTCAGAAGCTGGCCAAGGCCCGTGATGTGAAGCAGGGAATGATGCAGCAGTTGTTGACCGGCCGTATCCGTTTGCCGCTGGAGGTGGTTGCATGA
- a CDS encoding HEPN domain-containing protein, translating into MNFEQLKTRHRTLREHSPSNLNLRVHRALSWLQRAEMAEDEDGRFIFLWIAFNAAYATEIDDDRRLSEQETFKGFLEKLCYLDEHKKIEHLVWLEFSGSIRILLDTPFVLQGFWDYHSGKISEAQWKERLAQGKKMANQALASSNTPQLLGVVFNRLYTLRNQLIHGGATWNSSVNRKQLKDCANLLGKLVPVIIELMMTHPDTLWGDACYPVVELAG; encoded by the coding sequence TTGAATTTTGAACAGTTGAAAACTCGTCACCGGACTCTGCGTGAACACTCTCCCAGCAACCTCAACCTGCGAGTTCATCGTGCCTTAAGCTGGCTGCAACGTGCTGAAATGGCCGAAGATGAAGATGGCCGCTTTATCTTTCTCTGGATTGCATTCAATGCGGCTTATGCCACTGAAATCGATGACGATCGTCGCCTCTCTGAACAGGAGACCTTCAAAGGCTTTCTGGAGAAACTGTGCTATCTGGATGAGCACAAAAAGATCGAGCATCTGGTTTGGCTGGAGTTCTCTGGCAGTATCCGCATACTGCTGGATACCCCGTTTGTACTGCAAGGCTTCTGGGATTATCACAGCGGCAAAATAAGCGAAGCCCAGTGGAAGGAGCGGCTGGCACAAGGCAAGAAGATGGCAAACCAGGCCCTCGCCAGCAGTAACACCCCACAGTTGCTGGGCGTGGTGTTTAACCGCCTCTATACCTTGCGCAACCAGTTGATCCATGGCGGTGCGACCTGGAACAGCTCGGTCAATCGCAAACAACTGAAGGATTGTGCCAACCTGCTCGGCAAGCTGGTACCGGTAATCATCGAGTTGATGATGACCCATCCCGATACCCTGTGGGGAGATGCCTGTTATCCGGTGGTTGAGCTGGCAGGTTAA